From the genome of Bordetella sp. H567, one region includes:
- a CDS encoding CheR family methyltransferase yields MATATTAVSGQVERQFEFREADFSRVRRMIHERAGISLGTHKREMVYSRLARRLRTLGGADFSSYLDRLEAFPANPEWEEFVNALTTNLTAFFREAHHFPILAKFAAERPQPVSIWCCAASTGEEPYSIAITLMEALGARAASASVLATDIDTNVLQRARGAVYPFERVAKIDEARLKRFFLKGKGAAAGQVRVRPEVAGMVRFDTVNLLAPDWPIQEKFDAIFCRNVMIYFDKPTQARILERFAPLLKPGGLLFAGHSENFSYISRDFRLRGQTVYECLGKA; encoded by the coding sequence GTGGCGACAGCGACGACAGCGGTATCCGGGCAGGTCGAACGGCAGTTCGAGTTCCGCGAGGCGGACTTTTCCCGCGTGCGCCGCATGATTCATGAGCGGGCCGGCATTTCGCTGGGTACGCATAAGCGGGAAATGGTCTACAGCCGCCTGGCCAGGCGGCTGCGAACGCTGGGAGGCGCCGATTTTTCCAGCTACCTGGACCGGCTGGAAGCGTTCCCGGCGAATCCTGAGTGGGAAGAGTTCGTCAATGCGTTGACCACCAACCTGACGGCCTTCTTCCGCGAGGCCCACCATTTCCCCATCCTGGCCAAGTTCGCGGCCGAGCGGCCGCAGCCGGTATCGATCTGGTGCTGCGCGGCATCGACGGGCGAGGAGCCTTATTCCATCGCGATCACGCTGATGGAGGCGCTGGGCGCGCGCGCCGCCTCGGCCAGCGTACTGGCCACCGACATCGATACCAATGTGCTGCAGCGGGCCCGAGGCGCGGTCTATCCGTTCGAGCGCGTGGCCAAGATCGACGAAGCCCGGCTGAAGCGATTTTTCCTGAAAGGCAAGGGCGCGGCGGCAGGCCAGGTGCGGGTGCGGCCGGAAGTCGCCGGCATGGTCAGGTTCGATACCGTGAACCTGCTGGCGCCCGATTGGCCCATCCAGGAGAAGTTCGATGCCATCTTCTGCCGCAATGTGATGATCTACTTCGACAAGCCGACGCAGGCGCGCATCCTGGAGCGTTTCGCACCCTTGTTGAAGCCAGGCGGCTTGTTGTTCGCGGGCCATTCCGAGAACTTCAGCTATATCAGCCGCGATTTCCGCTTGCGCGGACAGACGGTCTACGAGTGCTTGGGGAAAGCGTAA
- the flhB gene encoding flagellar biosynthesis protein FlhB — MAEESDLEKTEAASPRRLEKAREEGQVPRSRELSTFLVLATGVGVLWGGGAYIYDALDGIMRHALGFDPNLARDTSIMLATAADGGWHGLLTVLPILGLLAVAGIFAGLSLGGLVWSGKPLEFNFGKLDPLAGFGRLFSWQTVVELTKAISKALVVGSVAAAAIWSYHDDMIGLMHAAPAAALATMLNIAGMCCAFVVGSLLLIAAMDVPWQIFSHGKKLRMSKEDVRQEFKESEGDPMIKARIRQMQRQAARRRMMAEVPKADVIVTNPTHYAVALRYSDGDMAAPRVVAKGMGEIAARIREVAQENRVPMLEAPPLARALYRHVDLGQEIPAALYTAVAEVLAWVFQLRSWRPGWAQPVPPTNLPVPVGMDPQAPGAAVPAAEGA; from the coding sequence ATGGCCGAAGAAAGCGATCTCGAAAAAACCGAAGCCGCCTCACCACGGCGCCTGGAAAAGGCGCGCGAGGAGGGGCAGGTCCCCCGTTCCCGGGAGCTGAGCACCTTTCTGGTGCTGGCCACCGGCGTGGGTGTACTGTGGGGCGGCGGCGCTTACATCTACGATGCGCTGGACGGCATCATGCGGCACGCGCTGGGCTTCGACCCCAACCTGGCGCGTGACACCAGCATCATGCTGGCGACCGCCGCCGACGGCGGCTGGCATGGGCTGTTGACCGTGCTGCCCATCCTGGGGCTGCTGGCCGTGGCCGGGATATTCGCCGGCCTGTCGCTGGGCGGCCTGGTGTGGTCCGGCAAGCCGCTCGAGTTCAATTTCGGCAAGCTCGATCCCCTGGCCGGATTCGGCCGCCTGTTTTCGTGGCAGACGGTGGTCGAGCTGACCAAGGCCATCAGCAAGGCCCTGGTGGTGGGCAGCGTGGCGGCGGCCGCCATCTGGAGCTACCACGACGACATGATCGGCCTGATGCACGCCGCGCCGGCGGCGGCCCTGGCCACGATGCTGAACATCGCCGGCATGTGCTGCGCCTTCGTGGTCGGTTCGCTGCTGCTGATCGCGGCGATGGATGTGCCATGGCAGATCTTCAGCCATGGCAAGAAGCTGCGCATGAGCAAGGAAGACGTGCGCCAGGAATTCAAGGAAAGCGAAGGCGATCCCATGATCAAGGCGCGCATCCGGCAGATGCAGCGCCAGGCGGCGCGGCGCCGGATGATGGCCGAGGTGCCCAAGGCCGACGTGATCGTCACCAACCCGACGCATTATGCCGTGGCGCTGCGTTACAGCGACGGCGACATGGCGGCGCCCCGGGTGGTCGCCAAGGGCATGGGCGAGATCGCTGCCCGTATCCGTGAAGTGGCCCAGGAAAACCGCGTGCCGATGCTGGAAGCGCCGCCGCTGGCGCGCGCGCTGTATCGCCACGTCGACCTGGGCCAGGAAATCCCGGCCGCGCTGTATACCGCGGTCGCCGAGGTGCTTGCCTGGGTGTTCCAGCTGCGGTCCTGGCGGCCGGGCTGGGCGCAGCCGGTGCCGCCGACGAATCTGCCGGTGCCCGTGGGGATGGACCCGCAGGCGCCGGGCGCGGCCGTCCCGGCCGCTGAAGGAGCTTAA
- a CDS encoding protein-glutamate methylesterase/protein-glutamine glutaminase: MQKKITVLCVDDSALVRGLMTEIINSQPDMEVVATAPDPLVARDLIKKHNPDVLTLDVEMPRMDGLDFLEKLMRLRPMPVLMVSSLTERGSEITLRALELGAVDFVTKPKLGIRDGLLEYTEIIADKLRAAARARPKALQAAPEAPRQMLRSPLSSSEKLVIIGASTGGTEAIRHVLQPLPPDSPAILITQHMPAGFTRSFAQRLDALCSLTVREATHGERVLPGHVYLAPGGEHHMRLGRSGANYVVDLDPSEPVNRHRPSVDVLFHSVAVAAGRNAVGVILTGMGKDGAAGLLEMKRAGARTLAQDEATCVVFGMPREAIALGAADEVVSLNTMSERILANAGDRGHRV, encoded by the coding sequence ATGCAGAAAAAAATAACCGTTTTGTGCGTCGATGATTCGGCGCTGGTGCGCGGGCTGATGACGGAGATCATCAACAGCCAGCCCGATATGGAGGTGGTGGCGACCGCGCCCGATCCCCTGGTCGCGCGCGACCTGATCAAGAAGCACAATCCGGACGTGCTGACGCTGGACGTCGAAATGCCGCGCATGGACGGGCTGGACTTCCTGGAAAAGCTGATGCGCCTGCGCCCGATGCCGGTGCTGATGGTGTCGTCCCTGACCGAGCGCGGTTCGGAGATCACGCTGCGGGCCCTGGAACTAGGCGCGGTGGACTTCGTCACCAAGCCCAAGCTGGGCATACGCGACGGCCTGCTCGAATATACCGAGATCATCGCCGATAAACTGCGCGCCGCCGCGCGGGCCCGGCCCAAGGCGCTGCAGGCGGCGCCCGAAGCGCCCAGGCAGATGCTGCGCTCGCCCTTGTCCAGCTCGGAAAAGCTGGTGATCATCGGCGCCTCCACCGGCGGCACCGAGGCGATCCGCCACGTGCTGCAGCCGCTGCCCCCGGACAGCCCGGCAATCCTGATCACCCAGCACATGCCGGCGGGCTTCACGCGCTCGTTCGCGCAGCGGCTGGACGCGCTGTGCAGCCTGACGGTGCGCGAGGCCACTCACGGCGAACGCGTGCTGCCCGGGCACGTCTACCTGGCGCCCGGCGGCGAGCACCACATGCGGCTGGGCCGCAGCGGCGCCAACTACGTCGTGGATCTGGACCCGTCGGAACCGGTGAACCGCCACCGTCCTTCGGTGGACGTGCTTTTCCATTCGGTGGCGGTGGCGGCCGGCCGCAACGCGGTGGGTGTCATCCTGACCGGCATGGGCAAGGACGGCGCCGCGGGCTTGCTGGAGATGAAGCGGGCCGGCGCGCGCACGCTGGCGCAGGACGAGGCCACCTGCGTGGTATTCGGCATGCCGCGCGAGGCCATCGCGCTGGGCGCGGCCGACGAAGTGGTATCCCTGAACACAATGAGTGAACGCATCCTGGCCAATGCCGGCGATCGCGGACACCGCGTATGA
- the cheW gene encoding chemotaxis protein CheW — protein sequence MAAKPQSQGARVEDIGREFLVFTLGEEEYGIDILKVQEIRGYDAATVTRIANVPSFIKGVTNLRGIIVPIVDLRIKFNLGKVEYNEQTVVIILNLDRRVVGIVVDGVSDVLMLGASQVRPAPEFGATLSTEYLTGLGTVDDRMLILVDIEKLMTSDEMALVEKAAV from the coding sequence ATGGCAGCCAAACCGCAATCGCAGGGCGCCCGCGTCGAAGACATCGGCCGCGAGTTCCTGGTCTTCACGCTGGGCGAGGAAGAGTACGGCATCGATATCCTGAAGGTGCAGGAGATCCGCGGCTATGACGCGGCCACCGTCACGCGCATCGCCAATGTGCCGTCCTTCATCAAGGGCGTGACGAACCTGCGCGGCATCATCGTCCCTATCGTCGACCTGCGCATCAAGTTCAACCTGGGCAAGGTCGAATACAACGAGCAGACGGTGGTGATCATCCTGAACCTGGACCGCCGCGTCGTGGGGATCGTCGTCGACGGCGTGTCCGACGTGCTGATGCTGGGCGCAAGCCAGGTGCGGCCGGCCCCGGAATTCGGCGCCACGCTCTCCACGGAATACCTGACCGGCCTGGGTACCGTGGACGACCGCATGCTGATCCTGGTGGATATCGAAAAGCTGATGACCAGCGACGAGATGGCGCTGGTGGAAAAAGCCGCCGTCTGA
- the flhA gene encoding flagellar biosynthesis protein FlhA, whose translation MGALIAMFKNNGGAQARLLAGPLLIVLVLGMMILPLPAFILDLLFTFNISLAIMILLVAMFTRKPLDFAAFPSVLLFATLLRLSLNVASTRVVLLNGHTGPDAAGKVIEAFGHFLVGGNFAIGIILFVILTIINFIVITKGAGRIAEVGARFTLDAMPGKQMAIDADLNAGLIREDEARRRRSEVAQEADFFGSMDGASKFVRGDAVAGLLIMSINVIGGLIVGVAQHSLSIGDSARVYTLLTIGDGLVAQIPALVISTAAGVVVSRVSNEQDIGQQMIGQLFSNPAVLFLTAAIIGVMGLIPNMPHVAFLGLAALFGAGGWALHKKQTREAAEKTRGPSPAQEQAKIAAAEASWEDVSMVDQLGLEVGYRLIPLVDHSQNGELLHRVRSLRKKFAQDVGFLPPVVHIRDNLELKPNDYVILLSGVEVGRGVAMPGQWLAIDPGGVTIKLKGTPTTDPAFGLPAVWIDASLRDQAQVAGYTVVDASTVVATHLNHLMHRHGSQLLGRQEVQQLLDRIAREAPKLVEDLVPKTVPLTILQKVLQGLLAEEVPIRDMRSIVDTMSEHAPRLSAMNATAGGQPDVGELIALVRRALGRAITQQWFPGEGEVRVIGLDVKLERVLSQAIGTSGVLEPGLADTLLREARAAVSRQEALGNAPVLVVSPVLRPALSRFLRHHVPQLGVLANTEIPDERIVRVTALIGGNA comes from the coding sequence ATGGGCGCGTTGATCGCCATGTTCAAGAACAACGGTGGGGCGCAGGCGCGACTGCTCGCGGGCCCGCTGTTGATCGTATTGGTCCTGGGAATGATGATCCTGCCCTTGCCGGCATTCATCCTGGACCTGCTGTTCACGTTCAATATCTCGCTGGCGATCATGATCCTGCTGGTCGCCATGTTCACGCGCAAGCCGCTGGACTTCGCGGCCTTTCCGTCCGTGCTGTTGTTCGCCACGCTGCTGCGCTTGTCGCTGAACGTGGCGTCGACTCGCGTCGTCCTGCTGAACGGCCATACCGGCCCGGATGCGGCCGGCAAGGTGATCGAGGCCTTCGGCCACTTCCTGGTGGGCGGCAACTTCGCCATCGGCATCATCCTGTTCGTGATCCTGACGATCATCAACTTCATCGTCATCACCAAGGGCGCGGGCCGGATCGCCGAAGTGGGCGCGCGATTCACCCTGGACGCCATGCCCGGCAAGCAGATGGCGATCGACGCCGACCTGAACGCGGGCCTGATCCGCGAGGACGAGGCGCGCCGCCGCCGCAGCGAGGTCGCGCAGGAGGCCGATTTCTTCGGCTCCATGGACGGCGCAAGCAAGTTCGTGCGGGGCGACGCCGTCGCCGGCCTGCTGATCATGTCGATCAACGTCATCGGCGGGCTGATCGTCGGCGTGGCGCAGCACAGCCTGTCCATCGGCGATTCCGCGCGCGTGTACACGCTGCTGACCATCGGCGACGGCCTGGTGGCGCAGATCCCCGCGCTGGTCATTTCCACGGCGGCCGGCGTGGTCGTTTCGCGCGTGTCCAACGAGCAGGACATCGGCCAGCAGATGATCGGCCAGCTGTTCTCCAATCCCGCCGTGCTGTTTCTGACGGCGGCCATCATCGGCGTGATGGGGCTGATTCCCAACATGCCGCACGTCGCTTTCCTGGGGCTGGCGGCCCTGTTCGGCGCCGGCGGCTGGGCGCTGCACAAGAAGCAGACGCGCGAGGCCGCCGAAAAAACGCGTGGGCCTTCCCCGGCCCAGGAACAGGCCAAGATCGCGGCGGCCGAGGCCAGCTGGGAAGATGTTTCCATGGTGGACCAGCTGGGGCTGGAGGTGGGTTACCGCCTGATCCCGCTGGTCGATCATTCGCAGAACGGCGAGCTGCTGCATCGCGTGCGCAGCCTGCGCAAGAAGTTCGCGCAGGACGTCGGCTTCCTGCCGCCGGTGGTGCATATCCGGGACAATCTGGAACTGAAGCCCAACGATTACGTCATCCTGTTGTCCGGGGTGGAAGTCGGCCGCGGCGTGGCCATGCCCGGCCAGTGGCTGGCCATCGACCCGGGCGGCGTCACCATCAAACTGAAGGGCACGCCCACCACCGATCCGGCCTTCGGCCTGCCGGCCGTCTGGATCGATGCCTCGCTGCGCGACCAGGCCCAGGTGGCGGGCTATACCGTGGTGGATGCCAGCACCGTGGTCGCGACCCACCTGAACCACCTGATGCATCGCCACGGCTCGCAGCTGCTGGGCCGCCAGGAAGTCCAGCAGTTGCTGGACCGCATCGCCCGCGAAGCGCCCAAGCTGGTCGAGGACTTGGTGCCCAAGACCGTGCCGCTGACCATCCTGCAGAAGGTGCTGCAGGGCCTGCTGGCCGAGGAAGTCCCGATCCGCGACATGCGCTCCATCGTGGACACCATGTCCGAACACGCGCCGCGCCTGTCGGCGATGAATGCCACCGCCGGTGGCCAGCCGGACGTCGGCGAACTGATCGCGCTGGTGCGCCGCGCGCTGGGCCGCGCCATTACGCAGCAATGGTTCCCCGGCGAAGGCGAAGTGCGCGTCATCGGACTGGACGTCAAGCTGGAGCGCGTGCTTTCCCAGGCCATCGGCACCAGCGGCGTGCTGGAGCCAGGCCTGGCCGATACGCTGCTGCGCGAAGCGCGCGCGGCCGTCAGCCGCCAGGAAGCGCTGGGCAACGCGCCCGTCCTGGTGGTATCGCCGGTGTTGCGCCCGGCGCTGTCGCGCTTCCTGCGCCACCACGTTCCGCAACTGGGCGTGCTGGCCAATACCGAAATTCCGGATGAACGCATCGTGCGCGTCACGGCGCTGATCGGGGGTAACGCTTGA
- a CDS encoding methyl-accepting chemotaxis protein gives MRRFFANMTIRASLLWVLVFFSLMLVLGAALGVLSLRVGDATMQDMRRSQAIGNALQDVVGDYKSAMIGLGRAAALHLNEVIKQVGQPAVPAAGLSDSAKPLLDFARISYDKAQADFKKYQALPRPPGLEQEFKEIDEAFIALMGQGLKVMFDDLAKADMPAYQTHAQMVSDVMEDRLNLAIGQYLAWHTRTTGAAFEQTQQRYNLVLAAVAAGGVIALLLVLATYMFLRRRVVQPLADAVRHFDRIAGGDLTETVAAGSNNEIGALYAAMKRMQESLTRTVSAVRRGVDEINVGSREISAGNTDLSSRTEQQAASLEETAASMEELASTVKQNAENARQANQLAASASDVAERGGSAVAEVVNTMQGISGSSRKISEIVSVIDGIAFQTNILALNAAVEAARAGEQGKGFAVVAGEVRSLAQRSAQAAKEIKALIEDSVTKVGAGSQQVERAGATMQEIVASVKRVTDIMGEISAASEEQSTGIDQVNRAVSQMDEVTQQNAALVEEAAAAAGSLQEQAQRLAEAVSVFKINEGHVIDVPARELGAPHAAPRLTAQAA, from the coding sequence ATGCGCAGGTTTTTTGCCAACATGACGATACGCGCGAGCCTGCTCTGGGTGCTGGTCTTTTTCTCGCTGATGCTGGTCCTGGGCGCCGCGCTGGGCGTGCTGTCGCTGCGGGTGGGCGATGCCACCATGCAGGACATGCGCCGCAGCCAGGCCATCGGCAATGCGCTGCAGGACGTGGTGGGCGACTACAAGAGCGCCATGATCGGCCTGGGTCGCGCCGCCGCGCTGCACCTGAACGAAGTCATCAAGCAGGTGGGCCAGCCCGCCGTCCCGGCAGCCGGATTGAGCGACTCGGCCAAGCCCCTGCTGGACTTCGCACGCATCTCCTATGACAAGGCGCAGGCCGACTTCAAGAAATACCAGGCCCTGCCCAGGCCGCCGGGACTGGAACAGGAATTCAAGGAAATCGACGAGGCTTTCATCGCCTTGATGGGTCAGGGGCTGAAGGTGATGTTCGACGACCTGGCCAAGGCCGATATGCCGGCCTACCAGACCCATGCGCAGATGGTGTCCGACGTCATGGAGGACAGGCTGAACCTGGCGATTGGACAGTACCTGGCATGGCACACGCGCACCACGGGCGCGGCCTTCGAGCAGACGCAACAGCGCTACAACCTGGTGTTGGCCGCCGTTGCCGCGGGTGGTGTCATCGCGCTGTTGCTGGTGCTGGCGACCTATATGTTCCTGCGCAGGCGCGTGGTCCAGCCGCTGGCCGATGCCGTGCGGCATTTCGATCGTATCGCCGGCGGCGACCTGACTGAAACGGTGGCAGCCGGTTCAAACAACGAAATCGGTGCCTTGTACGCCGCGATGAAGCGCATGCAGGAAAGCCTGACGCGCACGGTGTCGGCGGTGCGCCGCGGGGTGGACGAAATCAACGTGGGTTCACGCGAGATCTCCGCGGGCAATACCGACTTGTCCAGCCGCACGGAGCAGCAGGCGGCGTCGCTGGAAGAGACGGCGGCGTCGATGGAAGAACTGGCCTCGACGGTGAAGCAGAACGCGGAGAACGCGCGCCAGGCCAACCAGCTGGCGGCCAGCGCCTCGGACGTGGCCGAGCGCGGCGGTTCGGCGGTGGCGGAAGTGGTCAACACGATGCAAGGGATCTCGGGCAGCTCGCGCAAGATCTCGGAGATCGTCAGCGTGATCGACGGGATTGCGTTCCAGACCAACATCCTGGCGCTGAACGCGGCGGTGGAAGCGGCGCGCGCGGGCGAGCAGGGCAAGGGCTTCGCGGTGGTGGCGGGCGAAGTGCGCTCGCTGGCACAGCGCAGCGCGCAGGCGGCCAAGGAAATCAAGGCGCTGATCGAGGACTCGGTGACGAAGGTGGGCGCGGGTTCGCAGCAGGTCGAGCGGGCGGGGGCGACGATGCAGGAGATCGTGGCCTCGGTCAAGCGGGTGACCGACATCATGGGCGAGATCTCGGCGGCGTCCGAAGAGCAGTCCACCGGCATCGACCAGGTGAATCGTGCGGTGTCGCAGATGGACGAGGTGACGCAGCAGAACGCGGCGCTGGTGGAAGAAGCCGCCGCGGCGGCCGGTTCGCTGCAGGAGCAGGCGCAGCGCCTGGCCGAGGCCGTATCGGTGTTCAAGATCAACGAAGGCCACGTCATCGACGTGCCGGCGCGCGAGCTGGGCGCGCCCCACGCTGCACCACGCCTTACGGCGCAGGCCGCATAG
- the cheY gene encoding chemotaxis response regulator CheY gives MVDKNLKILVVDDFPTMRRIVRNLLKELGFENVDEAEDGQMALEKLRTGGFQFVVSDWNMPNLDGLSMLQQIRADANLAKLPVLMVTAEAKKENIVAAAQAGANGYVVKPFTAATLEEKLTKIFEKLGG, from the coding sequence ATGGTTGACAAGAATTTGAAGATTTTGGTGGTTGACGATTTCCCGACCATGCGTCGCATCGTCCGCAACCTGCTCAAGGAATTGGGGTTCGAAAACGTGGACGAGGCCGAGGACGGCCAGATGGCCTTGGAGAAGCTGCGCACCGGCGGGTTCCAGTTCGTCGTGTCCGACTGGAACATGCCCAACCTGGACGGCTTGTCCATGCTGCAGCAGATCCGCGCCGATGCGAACCTGGCCAAGTTGCCGGTGCTGATGGTGACGGCCGAAGCCAAGAAGGAAAACATCGTCGCGGCCGCGCAGGCCGGCGCCAATGGGTATGTGGTCAAGCCCTTCACGGCGGCCACGCTGGAAGAAAAACTGACGAAGATCTTCGAGAAACTTGGCGGCTGA
- the cheZ gene encoding protein phosphatase CheZ, which produces METTQSPTQGPNGDPGELIHRIASLTRMLRESMRELGLDQAIKDAAQAIPDARDRLRYVAQMTEQAAHRVLNAIDQTQPIQDDMAKSAQALDTRWRDWFDQPLELADARELVKDTRAFLQHVPKQTQATQSKLLEIMMAQDFQDLTGQVIMKMMDVVGAIEKELLQVLIDSVPTERREEANTLLNGPQVNPTGKADVVTSQDQVDDLLASLGF; this is translated from the coding sequence ATGGAGACGACGCAGAGTCCGACGCAAGGCCCCAATGGCGATCCCGGCGAGCTGATCCACCGCATCGCGTCGCTGACGCGGATGCTGCGCGAAAGCATGCGGGAACTGGGCCTGGATCAGGCCATCAAGGACGCGGCGCAAGCCATTCCGGACGCGCGCGACCGCCTGCGTTACGTGGCGCAGATGACCGAACAGGCGGCGCACCGGGTGCTGAACGCCATCGACCAGACGCAGCCCATCCAGGACGATATGGCGAAGAGCGCCCAGGCGCTGGACACGCGCTGGCGTGACTGGTTCGACCAGCCGCTGGAACTGGCCGACGCCCGCGAACTGGTCAAGGACACCCGCGCCTTCCTGCAGCATGTGCCGAAGCAGACGCAGGCCACGCAGTCCAAGCTGCTCGAAATCATGATGGCGCAGGACTTCCAGGACCTGACCGGCCAGGTCATCATGAAAATGATGGACGTGGTCGGCGCGATCGAAAAGGAACTGCTGCAGGTCCTGATCGACAGCGTGCCCACCGAACGCCGCGAAGAAGCCAATACCCTGCTGAACGGCCCCCAGGTCAACCCCACCGGCAAGGCCGACGTGGTGACCAGCCAGGACCAGGTCGACGACCTCCTGGCCAGCCTGGGGTTTTAG